One segment of Ricinus communis isolate WT05 ecotype wild-type chromosome 8, ASM1957865v1, whole genome shotgun sequence DNA contains the following:
- the LOC8275255 gene encoding uncharacterized protein LOC8275255, with protein sequence MTRSRNAIVAAGLVAFAAAGLAFPFYMASSRSSPVIDSSKPLPPQATFRGPYINTGSRDIGPDHQSYSKK encoded by the exons ATGACACGTAGTCGCAATGCAATTGTTGCAGCTGGATTAGTAGCTTTTGCTGCTGCAGGCTTAGCATTTCCATTTTACATGGC CTCATCTAGGAGTAGTCCAGTGATAGATTCATCGAAACCTTTGCCACCGCAAGCAACATTTCGAGGTCCCTATATAAACACCGGTTCGCGTGACATTGGACCTGACCATCAGTCTTACTCCAAGAAATGA